Proteins encoded within one genomic window of Prosthecochloris marina:
- a CDS encoding SulP family inorganic anion transporter: MFKPKLFVLLPELDRERLLKDITAGILVGIVALPLAIAFGIASGVSPEKGLITAVIGGFIVSLLGGSRVQIGGPTGAFIIIVYGIVQQYGINGLMLATIMAGVILIIMGIAQFGSLIKFIPYPVIVGFTSGIAVIIFSTQVKDFLGLDIENLPGDFIGKWGQYLSHLGTLHMPTLAIGFTALFIIIFWPKVSRKIPGSVIAILVTTAMVQLLHLDVATIETRFGEIPSTIPAPSIPEFDLSTIQNLIMPATTIAILAAIEALLSAVVSDGMIGGRHKSNMELIAQGAANIASPLFGGIPVTGAIARTATNVKNGGRTPLSGIVHAITLLCIMLIFGSWAKLIPMSTLAAILIVVAWNMSEYHVFRQLLKSPRGDVIVLLTTFGLTVIFDLTIAIEVGLLLTVVLFMQHMAGIANVEIITRELKDREEDSNDPNAIANRDVPDGVEVYEINGPFFFGAASKFKESMRIVENPPPVRILRMRNVPVIDATGLNMLKEMVADSSRTGTKLILSGVNPETLSTMRQYGIIEEIGQENIVDHIDSALDRAKQLLDNSLSAQKK; this comes from the coding sequence ATGTTCAAGCCCAAACTCTTCGTTTTGCTTCCCGAACTTGATCGGGAACGACTACTCAAAGACATTACTGCCGGAATTCTTGTCGGCATCGTTGCCCTCCCCCTCGCAATCGCATTCGGAATAGCCTCCGGAGTTTCACCTGAAAAAGGACTCATCACCGCCGTTATCGGCGGTTTTATCGTTTCACTGCTGGGTGGCAGCCGCGTACAGATCGGTGGCCCTACCGGGGCATTTATCATTATCGTCTACGGCATAGTCCAGCAATATGGAATCAACGGGCTCATGCTTGCAACGATCATGGCAGGCGTAATTCTCATTATCATGGGAATTGCGCAGTTCGGTTCACTGATCAAGTTCATTCCCTACCCGGTCATCGTCGGTTTTACCAGCGGTATCGCCGTTATTATTTTTTCAACCCAGGTCAAAGATTTTCTCGGGCTTGACATTGAAAACCTTCCCGGTGATTTCATAGGGAAATGGGGGCAATACCTCTCTCACCTCGGAACCCTGCATATGCCGACGTTGGCAATCGGGTTCACTGCACTTTTCATCATCATCTTCTGGCCGAAAGTATCGAGAAAAATTCCTGGCTCTGTCATCGCGATTCTGGTCACCACGGCAATGGTGCAATTGCTGCACCTCGATGTTGCCACTATTGAAACAAGATTCGGGGAGATTCCGTCAACGATCCCTGCTCCCTCGATACCCGAGTTCGATCTTTCAACCATTCAGAACCTCATTATGCCGGCAACCACCATAGCCATCCTTGCCGCAATCGAGGCACTGCTCTCGGCGGTCGTTTCCGATGGTATGATCGGAGGGCGTCACAAGTCAAATATGGAGCTGATAGCACAGGGAGCGGCAAACATCGCGTCTCCCCTTTTTGGAGGCATACCCGTCACCGGCGCGATTGCGCGAACGGCCACGAATGTCAAAAACGGTGGCAGAACACCGCTTTCAGGCATAGTCCATGCCATCACCCTGCTTTGCATAATGCTGATTTTCGGCAGTTGGGCAAAACTCATCCCCATGTCAACCCTTGCCGCCATATTGATTGTTGTCGCCTGGAACATGAGCGAATACCACGTATTCCGTCAACTCCTCAAAAGTCCGAGAGGCGATGTCATCGTTTTATTGACCACCTTTGGGTTAACGGTGATTTTCGATCTGACAATCGCAATAGAAGTTGGTCTGTTGCTGACCGTTGTGCTTTTCATGCAGCATATGGCAGGTATCGCAAACGTAGAAATCATCACTCGTGAGTTGAAAGACCGCGAAGAGGACAGCAATGATCCGAATGCCATTGCCAACCGTGACGTCCCGGACGGAGTGGAAGTATATGAAATCAACGGACCATTCTTTTTCGGCGCCGCCTCTAAATTCAAAGAATCCATGCGAATCGTCGAAAATCCGCCGCCAGTGAGAATACTGCGCATGCGAAACGTTCCCGTGATCGATGCAACCGGCCTGAACATGCTTAAGGAAATGGTTGCTGACAGCAGCCGGACCGGAACAAAGCTTATCCTTTCAGGAGTCAACCCGGAGACACTCTCGACAATGCGTCAGTACGGCATTATCGAAGAGATTGGTCAGGAAAACATTGTAGACCATATCGACAGTGCTCTCGACCGGGCAAAACAATTACTCGACAATTCACTTTCAGCTCAGAAGAAATAA
- a CDS encoding peptide chain release factor 3, translating to MNLEQEIEKRKTFAIISHPDAGKTTLTEKFLLFGGAIKTAGAVKQNKIKKTATSDFMEIEKQRGISVATSVMGFEYKGKKVNILDTPGHKDFAEDTYRTLTAVDSVILVIDSVKGVEAQTERLMEVCRMRNTPVIIFVNKMDREGRNPFEILDELEEKLQIQVRPLTWPISQGQSFQGVYNLYQKQLNLFEPDQTKITEQQIEIQGIEDPELDRWISETFADKLREEVELIEGVYEPFSKGSYLDASLAPVFFGSAVNNFGIKEMLETFLDIAPSPEQRETDQRVVKASENKLTGFVFKIHANLDPNHRDRTAFFKICSGKFERNTFYYHTRLGKKMRFANPTQFMANEKNLIEDAWPGDVIGLYDNGNLKIGDTLTEGEELQFRGIPSFSPEIFKEVINRDPFKSKQLEKGLRQLTEEGVAQLFLQYGNRKILGTVGELQFDVIRFRLEHEYGAKCDFMPLRYFKAFWITPKDNNQYDEFLRRKSSVIAEDKEKHPVFFAESEWMLNVAKENYPGVMFHETSEFKTEGNS from the coding sequence ATGAATCTTGAGCAAGAGATAGAAAAAAGAAAAACCTTTGCCATCATCAGCCATCCCGATGCCGGCAAAACAACACTTACCGAAAAATTCCTGCTTTTCGGAGGGGCCATCAAAACAGCCGGTGCCGTTAAACAGAACAAGATAAAAAAAACCGCCACCAGCGATTTCATGGAAATCGAGAAACAGCGCGGAATTTCCGTGGCGACATCGGTCATGGGTTTCGAGTATAAAGGGAAAAAAGTCAACATTCTCGACACTCCGGGACATAAAGATTTCGCAGAAGACACATACCGCACCCTGACTGCAGTCGACAGCGTCATTCTGGTGATTGACAGCGTCAAAGGCGTTGAGGCACAGACAGAGCGCCTTATGGAAGTCTGCCGGATGCGGAATACCCCGGTCATCATTTTTGTGAACAAAATGGACCGGGAAGGCCGAAACCCTTTTGAAATCCTTGACGAACTCGAAGAGAAACTGCAGATACAGGTGAGGCCTCTTACTTGGCCAATCAGCCAGGGACAAAGTTTCCAAGGAGTCTACAACCTTTATCAGAAACAGCTCAACCTTTTTGAACCTGACCAGACAAAAATAACAGAACAGCAGATCGAAATTCAGGGAATAGAGGATCCTGAACTCGACCGCTGGATATCTGAAACATTTGCCGACAAACTTCGTGAAGAAGTAGAACTCATCGAAGGAGTCTACGAACCTTTCAGCAAAGGGAGTTATCTTGACGCATCTCTTGCACCGGTTTTTTTCGGAAGCGCCGTCAACAATTTCGGCATCAAAGAAATGCTCGAAACCTTCCTCGATATAGCTCCGAGCCCGGAACAACGTGAAACCGACCAACGTGTCGTCAAAGCCTCGGAAAACAAACTGACCGGTTTCGTCTTTAAAATCCATGCCAATCTCGATCCGAACCATCGAGACCGTACGGCATTCTTCAAAATCTGTTCAGGAAAATTCGAGCGCAACACCTTTTATTATCACACCCGGCTCGGAAAAAAAATGCGTTTTGCCAACCCCACCCAGTTTATGGCAAACGAAAAAAACCTTATTGAAGATGCATGGCCTGGAGACGTCATTGGCCTCTATGACAACGGAAACCTTAAAATCGGCGATACGCTGACAGAAGGAGAAGAACTGCAGTTCAGAGGAATACCGAGTTTCTCCCCCGAAATTTTCAAAGAGGTTATCAACCGTGACCCGTTCAAATCAAAGCAGCTGGAAAAAGGTCTGCGCCAGCTAACAGAAGAAGGTGTCGCTCAGCTTTTCCTGCAATACGGCAACCGGAAAATCCTCGGTACCGTTGGTGAACTGCAATTCGATGTCATCCGTTTCAGACTCGAACATGAATACGGTGCAAAGTGTGATTTTATGCCACTGCGCTACTTCAAGGCCTTCTGGATCACTCCGAAAGACAACAACCAGTACGACGAGTTCCTGCGCCGAAAATCATCGGTCATAGCTGAAGACAAAGAAAAACACCCGGTTTTCTTTGCCGAAAGCGAATGGATGCTCAACGTCGCCAAAGAGAACTACCCGGGAGTTATGTTCCATGAAACCTCGGAATTCAAGACAGAAGGAAACTCCTGA
- the pgm gene encoding phosphoglucomutase (alpha-D-glucose-1,6-bisphosphate-dependent), which produces MQVHPHAGQLPEQEMLVDVPRLVTAFFSMTPDPGFSAQRVSFGTSGHRGTSLDCSFNEHHILAVTQAICMYRKKENITGPLFLGIDTHALSEPAFVTVLEVLAANGVEVMIAGEERYTPTPVVSHAILTWNEKKVNGMADGILLTPSHNPPSDGGIKYNPPHGGPAGGEATSWIEKMANDFLEQELEDVHRVPFEKALSAPTTHRYDYPGRYIEDLGAVIDMEAVSASGISIGVDPLGGAGLAYWERIAERYGLGITVLSKTVDPTFRFMSVDWDGKIRMDPSSPYTMQPLIEQKDQFDVAFACDTDYDRHGIVTRSSGLLQPNHFLSVCIDYLFQHRQDWADSTMIGKTLVSSSMIDRVAAKLGRKVYEVPVGFKWFVDGLLSGSLGFAGEESAGASFLRMDGKAWTTDKDGFIPALLAAEITAKTGSDPGEVYRGLTRDLGEPMYTRVDAPASPDEKTRLKMLSPEELSIDRLAGEKICDILTEAPGNKASIGGLKVVTENGWFAARPSGTENIYKIYAESFLGSDHLDSILAEAQNAVGSVLSSGEK; this is translated from the coding sequence ATGCAAGTACATCCCCATGCCGGCCAGCTTCCTGAACAAGAGATGCTTGTCGATGTACCCCGTCTCGTTACAGCATTCTTTTCTATGACACCCGATCCCGGATTTTCAGCCCAACGGGTTTCTTTCGGTACTTCAGGTCACAGAGGGACATCCCTTGATTGTTCTTTCAATGAACATCACATTCTTGCTGTAACGCAAGCGATCTGCATGTACAGAAAGAAAGAAAATATTACCGGGCCTTTGTTTTTAGGAATCGACACCCATGCGCTTTCAGAGCCCGCTTTCGTTACCGTATTGGAGGTGTTAGCGGCCAACGGCGTCGAAGTGATGATTGCCGGTGAAGAGCGATATACTCCGACGCCGGTGGTGTCGCACGCTATCCTGACATGGAACGAAAAAAAAGTGAACGGGATGGCAGACGGTATTCTTCTGACTCCATCCCATAATCCTCCGAGTGACGGGGGAATCAAGTACAATCCTCCTCATGGTGGTCCGGCAGGAGGTGAGGCTACTTCGTGGATCGAGAAGATGGCAAACGACTTTCTTGAGCAAGAGCTCGAGGATGTTCACAGAGTGCCTTTCGAAAAAGCGCTATCGGCTCCGACTACGCACCGGTACGACTATCCCGGGAGGTACATCGAGGATCTTGGCGCTGTGATCGATATGGAGGCTGTTTCCGCTTCGGGGATCTCTATAGGGGTGGATCCTCTTGGTGGGGCAGGGTTGGCATACTGGGAGAGGATTGCCGAGAGATATGGCCTGGGCATTACTGTGTTGAGCAAAACCGTCGATCCGACGTTCCGATTCATGAGCGTCGACTGGGATGGTAAAATCCGTATGGATCCCTCTTCTCCTTACACCATGCAGCCTTTGATCGAGCAAAAAGACCAGTTCGATGTTGCGTTCGCCTGCGATACGGATTACGACCGTCATGGTATCGTAACCCGTAGTTCAGGTTTACTCCAGCCCAATCATTTTCTTTCCGTTTGCATCGATTATCTTTTTCAGCACCGGCAGGATTGGGCCGATAGTACCATGATCGGCAAGACCCTGGTAAGCAGCAGTATGATCGACAGGGTTGCTGCAAAACTCGGTCGAAAGGTCTATGAGGTTCCCGTAGGTTTCAAATGGTTTGTCGACGGCCTGTTGAGCGGTTCACTGGGATTCGCCGGAGAGGAAAGTGCAGGAGCCTCTTTTCTGAGAATGGACGGTAAGGCATGGACGACGGACAAGGATGGATTTATTCCTGCACTGCTTGCGGCGGAAATAACTGCAAAGACTGGAAGCGATCCCGGTGAGGTGTATAGAGGTTTGACCCGTGATTTGGGTGAACCGATGTATACAAGGGTCGACGCTCCGGCTTCTCCAGATGAAAAAACAAGGCTGAAGATGCTTTCACCCGAGGAGTTGAGTATCGATAGGCTTGCCGGAGAAAAAATTTGCGATATACTGACCGAAGCTCCTGGTAATAAAGCTTCAATAGGGGGCTTGAAAGTTGTAACCGAAAACGGATGGTTTGCCGCGAGGCCATCAGGTACCGAAAATATTTACAAG